Proteins from a single region of Trichomycterus rosablanca isolate fTriRos1 chromosome 16, fTriRos1.hap1, whole genome shotgun sequence:
- the crkl gene encoding crk-like protein isoform X2 → MSSARFDSSDRSSWYFGPLSRQETQGRLQGQRHGMFLVRDSSTCPGDYVLSVSENSKVSHYIINSLASKRFKIGDQEFDNLPALLEFYKIHYLDTTTLIEPAPRYPSTALTGGPVQSLGGPGEENLEYVRTLYDFTGSDAEDLPFKKGEILIVLDKPEDQWWSAKSKEGRVGMIPVPYVEKLVRPSPHVGQAGHGARNSNSYGIPEPAHAYAQPQTPSPLPPGTPGAVINPLPSTQNGPVMARAIQKRVPCAYDKTALALEDHVRPVTRCS, encoded by the exons ATGTCGTCGGCTCGGTTTGACTCCTCGGACCGGAGCAGTTGGTACTTCGGCCCGCTGTCCCGACAGGAGACCCAGGGCCGGTTACAGGGACAGAGACACGGCATGTTTCTGGTCCGGGATTCGTCCACGTGTCCCGGCGATTACGTCCTGTCGGTCTCCGAGAACTCCAAGGTGTCGCACTATATCATCAACTCGCTGGCCAGCAAGAGGTTCAAGATCGGAGACCAGGAGTTCGATAACCTGCccgcgctgctggagttctacAAGATCCATTACCTGGACACCACCACCCTGATCGAGCCTGCCCCCAG GTACCCCAGCACGGCGCTGACCGGCGGCCCTGTCCAGTCGCTCGGCGGACCCGGCGAGGAGAACCTGGAGTACGTGCGGACCCTCTACGACTTCACGGGCAGCGACGCGGAGGACCTTCCCTTCAAGAAGGGCGAGATCCTGATCGTCCTGGACAAACCCGAGGATCAGTGGTGGAGCGCCAAGAGCAAGGAGGGTCGGGTCGGCATGATCCCGGTGCCCTACGTGGAGAAGCTCGTCAGGCCGTCGCCTCACGTGGGCCAGGCCGGCCACGGCGCCCGCAACTCCAACAGCTACGGCATCCCGGAGCCGGCGCACGCCTACGCCCAGCCTCAGACGCCGTCGCCCCTGCCGCCCGGCACGCCCGGCGCCGTCATCAACCCCCTGCCGTCCACGCAGAACGGACCGGTCATGGCCAGGGCCATTCAGAAGCGGGTTCCCTGCGCGTACGACAAGACGGCCCTAGCGCTGGAG GATCACGTACGCCCAGTCACGCGCTGCTCTTAA